Proteins co-encoded in one Nicotiana sylvestris chromosome 7, ASM39365v2, whole genome shotgun sequence genomic window:
- the LOC104233908 gene encoding 3-oxoacyl-[acyl-carrier-protein] synthase, mitochondrial isoform X1 — MRGRKWLQLIPRRLHFHRFSSFTSFAPPPHHASPLRRVVVTGLGMVTPLGCGVETTWKRLIEGECGVRAISPDDLKMNGFDPEVKSYTFDQLTSKVAAIVPCGSNSGEFDEQLWLNTKEHRSIARFIGYALCAADEALKDANWMPTEQDEKEQTGVSLGAGTGSISDILEASRMICEKNVRRLSPFFIPRILINMASGHVSMKYGFQGPNHAAVTACATGAHSVGDAARMIQFGDADVMVAGGTEASIDALSIAGFCRLRALTTKYNSTPQEASRPFDCGRDGFVIGEGSGVVVLEELEHARKRGAKIYAELRGYGTSGDAHHITQPNIGGRGAVLAMTRALKQSGLHPSQVDYINAHATSTPLGDAAEANAIKHVFSDHATSGALSLSSTKGAIGHLLGAAGAVEAIFTVLAIHHGIAPLTLNLSESDPVFNGGFMPLTTSKEMAIKAALSNSFGFGGTNSCLLFTSTI; from the exons ATGAGGGGAAGAAAATGGCTACAACTCATCCCTCGCCGACTTCACTTCCATCGGTTCAGCTCATTCACTTCCTTTGCCCCTCCTCCTCATCATGCTTCCCCTCTTCGCAGAGTTGTTGTTACTG GTCTAGGGATGGTGACTCCCCTGGGATGTGGTGTGGAAACCACATGGAAGAGGCTAATAGAAGGGGAATGCGGTGTAAGAGCAATATCCCCTGATGATTTGAAGATGAATGGTTTTGACCCAGAAGTTAAGTCGTATACATTTGATCAATTGACTTCTAAAGTTGCTGCAATTGTGCCCTGTGGCTCTAATTCAGGTGAATTCGACGAGCAGCTGTGGTTAAACACTAAG GAGCATAGATCAATCGCAAGATTTATAGGATATGCACTGTGTGCTGCAGATGAAGCTCTTAAAGATGCTAATTGGATGCCTACTGAGCAGGATGAGAAGGAACAGACG GGAGTCTCCTTAGGTGCTGGAACTGGAAGTATCAGTGACATATTGGAAGCATCAAGAATGATATGTGAAAAG AATGTACGACGGCTTAGTCCATTTTTCATTCCACGGATATTGATCAACATGGCTTCTGGTCATGTAAGCATGAAGTATGGATTTCAG GGACCAAACCATGCTGCAGTGACAGCTTGTGCCACTGGAGCTCATTCAGTTGGTGATGCTGCCAGGATGATTCAATTTGGAGATGCAGATGTGATGGTTGCAGGCGGGACAGAAGCCAGCATTGATGCTTTATCTATTGCTGGATTTTGTAG GTTAAGAGCATTGACTACCAAGTATAATTCAACACCTCAGGAAGCCTCCAGGCCATTTGATTGTGGTCGTGATGGATTTGT GATAGGTGAGGGTTCTGGTGTCGTGGTGTTAGAG GAACTGGAGCATGCAAGAAAACGAGGAGCAAAAATATACGCAGAGCTGCGTGGCTATGGAACATCAG GTGATGCACATCACATTACACAACCAAATATTGGTGGAAGAGGTGCAGTTTTAGCTATGACACGTGCTTTGAAGCAG TCTGGTCTTCATCCTAGTCAAGTGGATTACATAAATGCTCATGCTACATCTACACCCCTTG GTGATGCAGCAGAAGCCAATGCAATAAAACATGTCTTCTCCGATCATGCTACATCAGGGGCTCTGTCCTTGTCCTCTACGAAG GGTGCCATCGGTCATCTTCTCGGAGCCGCTGGAGCTGTTGAAGCAATTTTTACTGTCTTGGCAATACACCAT GGCATCGCACCTTTGACCCTGAACCTTTCTGAATCAGATCCAGTTTTTAATGGCGGTTTCATGCCTTTGACTACTTCAAAGGAGATGGCCATTAAAGCTGCTTTATCAAACTCGTTTGGCTTTGGAGGAACGAATTCTTGCTTGCTTTTTACTTCAACCATCTGA
- the LOC104233908 gene encoding 3-oxoacyl-[acyl-carrier-protein] synthase, mitochondrial isoform X2, with product MVTPLGCGVETTWKRLIEGECGVRAISPDDLKMNGFDPEVKSYTFDQLTSKVAAIVPCGSNSGEFDEQLWLNTKEHRSIARFIGYALCAADEALKDANWMPTEQDEKEQTGVSLGAGTGSISDILEASRMICEKNVRRLSPFFIPRILINMASGHVSMKYGFQGPNHAAVTACATGAHSVGDAARMIQFGDADVMVAGGTEASIDALSIAGFCRLRALTTKYNSTPQEASRPFDCGRDGFVIGEGSGVVVLEELEHARKRGAKIYAELRGYGTSGDAHHITQPNIGGRGAVLAMTRALKQSGLHPSQVDYINAHATSTPLGDAAEANAIKHVFSDHATSGALSLSSTKGAIGHLLGAAGAVEAIFTVLAIHHGIAPLTLNLSESDPVFNGGFMPLTTSKEMAIKAALSNSFGFGGTNSCLLFTSTI from the exons ATGGTGACTCCCCTGGGATGTGGTGTGGAAACCACATGGAAGAGGCTAATAGAAGGGGAATGCGGTGTAAGAGCAATATCCCCTGATGATTTGAAGATGAATGGTTTTGACCCAGAAGTTAAGTCGTATACATTTGATCAATTGACTTCTAAAGTTGCTGCAATTGTGCCCTGTGGCTCTAATTCAGGTGAATTCGACGAGCAGCTGTGGTTAAACACTAAG GAGCATAGATCAATCGCAAGATTTATAGGATATGCACTGTGTGCTGCAGATGAAGCTCTTAAAGATGCTAATTGGATGCCTACTGAGCAGGATGAGAAGGAACAGACG GGAGTCTCCTTAGGTGCTGGAACTGGAAGTATCAGTGACATATTGGAAGCATCAAGAATGATATGTGAAAAG AATGTACGACGGCTTAGTCCATTTTTCATTCCACGGATATTGATCAACATGGCTTCTGGTCATGTAAGCATGAAGTATGGATTTCAG GGACCAAACCATGCTGCAGTGACAGCTTGTGCCACTGGAGCTCATTCAGTTGGTGATGCTGCCAGGATGATTCAATTTGGAGATGCAGATGTGATGGTTGCAGGCGGGACAGAAGCCAGCATTGATGCTTTATCTATTGCTGGATTTTGTAG GTTAAGAGCATTGACTACCAAGTATAATTCAACACCTCAGGAAGCCTCCAGGCCATTTGATTGTGGTCGTGATGGATTTGT GATAGGTGAGGGTTCTGGTGTCGTGGTGTTAGAG GAACTGGAGCATGCAAGAAAACGAGGAGCAAAAATATACGCAGAGCTGCGTGGCTATGGAACATCAG GTGATGCACATCACATTACACAACCAAATATTGGTGGAAGAGGTGCAGTTTTAGCTATGACACGTGCTTTGAAGCAG TCTGGTCTTCATCCTAGTCAAGTGGATTACATAAATGCTCATGCTACATCTACACCCCTTG GTGATGCAGCAGAAGCCAATGCAATAAAACATGTCTTCTCCGATCATGCTACATCAGGGGCTCTGTCCTTGTCCTCTACGAAG GGTGCCATCGGTCATCTTCTCGGAGCCGCTGGAGCTGTTGAAGCAATTTTTACTGTCTTGGCAATACACCAT GGCATCGCACCTTTGACCCTGAACCTTTCTGAATCAGATCCAGTTTTTAATGGCGGTTTCATGCCTTTGACTACTTCAAAGGAGATGGCCATTAAAGCTGCTTTATCAAACTCGTTTGGCTTTGGAGGAACGAATTCTTGCTTGCTTTTTACTTCAACCATCTGA
- the LOC104233907 gene encoding uncharacterized protein: protein MYGTQSKKDLAFEYQSQVHILRPSIHARRANITVKFQDLYGFSVEGNVDDVNVLNEVREKVREQGKVWWALEASKGANWYLQTQVTSTLKTSLKLSTLVNAITLKKLIRKGIPPVLRPKVWFSLSGAAKKKSTVPESYYQDLIMAVEDKVTPATKQIDHDLPRTFPGHPWLDTPEGHAALRRVLVAYSFRDSDVGYCQGLNYVAALLLLVMKTEEDAFWMLAVLLENVLVSDCYTNNLSGCHVEQRVFKDLLTKKCPRLAAHLDALEFDVSLVCTEWFLCLFSKSLPSETTLRVWDVLFYEGAKVLFHVALAIFKMNEEELLVAHHVGDVISIIQRSTHHLFDPDDLLTVAFDKVGFMTTTTISKQRKKQEPAVMAELDQRSRRLNSVNEKR, encoded by the exons ATGTATGGAACCCAAAGTAAAAAAGATTTGGCCTTTGAATACCAATCTCAAGTTCACATTTTGAGGCCAAGTATTCATGCTAGAAGGGCAAATATAACTGTGAAATTCCAAGATCTATATGGGTTTTCAGTAGAAGGAAATGTTGATGATGTTAATGTGCTAAATGAGGTTAGGGAAAAAGTTAGGGAACAGGGTAAGGTGTGGTGGGCATTAGAAGCTAGCAAAGGTGCAAATTGGTATTTGCAAACACAAGTTACATCAACCCTAAAAACATCCCTTAAATTGTCTACTTTGGTTAATGCAATTACTCTGAAGAAGCTAATTAGGAAAGGAATCCCACCTGTGTTAAGGCCTAAGGTGTGGTTTTCACTATCAGGTGCAGCTAAGAAGAAATCCACTGTTCCTGAAAGTTATTACCAAGATTTGATCATGGCTGTTGAGGATAAGGTCACACCTGCCACCAAGCAGATTGATCAT GACCTCCCACGAACCTTTCCTGGTCATCCCTGGTTAGACACTCCTGAAGGTCATGCTGCTCTTAGGCGGGTTCTTGTTGCCTACTCTTTCCGAGATTCTGATGTCGGCTACTGCCAG GGATTGAACTATGTTGCAGCATTGTTATTGCTTGTGATGAAAACTGAAGAAGATGCATTCTGGATGCTTGCTGTCCTTTTAGAGAATGTATTGGTTAGTGATTGTTATACTAATAACTTGTCCGGATGCCATGTTGAGCAAAGAGTGTTCAAGGATCTATTAACTAAAAAATGTCCAAG GCTAGCCGCTCATTTGGATGCTCTAGAATTTGATGTTTCTCTTGTTTGCACTGAGTGGTTTCTTTGCCTCTTCTCCAAAAgtttgccttctgag ACAACTTTGCGGGTATGGGATGTCCTATTCTACGAAGGTGCTAAGGTTCTATTTCATGTAGCATTGGCAATTTTCAAG ATGAACGAAGAGGAGTTGCTGGTAGCACATCATGTCGGCGATGTGATTAGTATCATACAAAGAAGCACTCATCACCTTTTTGATCCCGATGACTTGTTGACG GTTGCTTTTGATAAAGTTGGCTTTATGACAACCACTACTATATCGAAACAGAGGAAAAAGCAGGAACCAGCAGTAATGGCAGAGCTGGACCAGAGATCAAGAAGATTAAATTCTGTAAATGAAAAACGGTAG